The following proteins are co-located in the Sphingorhabdus lutea genome:
- a CDS encoding peptide ABC transporter substrate-binding protein — MMRHHISIFITIIAAFMLMSCSANDAPDNRKISDDAPIIRLMDADARGLDPQIMSDLSSVRVAMDQFEGLTRYDENGHVILGLAKKMQVSADGLIWHFTLREGVQFSDGQKIMAAHFARGFARIMDEKSASPHRALFGIIKSVEPQGADQIVIKLYQPFPALPQLLAHPAMAALPFHRIDAVGDKWTQDRPMVGSGPYILSSWQLNQKLSLVINPQYHGSRPKNNGVDWTPSDNKQTAMRRILARQADISGDYPESRQEWLQKNYPQLVRISPYIGSYYFVFNLRKTPFNDARVRRALSMAVNRQWMSEKMLGGNGANISNQPAYGVVPPSLYDGAAYRPYWANWPMEMRRTEARKLLSAAGYGPNNPLSFDIRYNSSSEHRRAAVAMATMWRDIGVDAKNLNSEASLHFDMLRRGDFALARSGWIADYAAPENFLAIHQTTSGSQNYTGYNNPAFVNALEMAVAEGNEKKRMAAMQYAEKIMMDDNIVIPLYFYISRALVQPYIRGYEDNPANIHPSQFIWRTKEAMK, encoded by the coding sequence ATGATGCGGCACCATATTTCCATTTTCATCACCATAATTGCGGCATTTATGTTGATGTCTTGCAGCGCAAATGACGCGCCTGACAATCGAAAAATTTCCGATGACGCGCCTATCATTCGGTTAATGGATGCCGATGCACGCGGCCTTGATCCGCAAATAATGTCGGATTTATCCTCTGTTCGGGTGGCGATGGATCAATTTGAAGGATTGACCAGATATGATGAAAATGGACATGTTATATTGGGTCTTGCCAAAAAAATGCAGGTCAGCGCGGATGGATTGATTTGGCATTTTACATTAAGGGAGGGAGTGCAATTTTCCGATGGGCAAAAAATAATGGCGGCGCATTTTGCGCGCGGATTTGCCCGTATCATGGATGAAAAATCCGCATCCCCACATCGCGCATTATTTGGCATTATCAAATCGGTTGAACCGCAGGGTGCGGACCAAATTGTCATAAAATTGTATCAACCATTTCCTGCCTTACCCCAATTATTAGCGCATCCGGCCATGGCCGCTTTGCCATTTCATCGTATTGACGCAGTGGGGGATAAATGGACCCAAGATCGCCCCATGGTGGGCAGCGGGCCATATATCTTATCATCATGGCAGTTAAACCAAAAATTATCATTGGTGATAAATCCACAATATCATGGTTCGCGGCCAAAAAATAATGGCGTGGATTGGACGCCATCGGATAATAAACAAACCGCCATGCGGCGTATTTTGGCGCGGCAGGCCGATATTTCGGGCGATTATCCTGAAAGCAGGCAAGAATGGCTTCAGAAAAATTACCCGCAATTGGTGCGTATTTCGCCCTATATTGGCAGTTATTATTTCGTATTTAACCTACGTAAAACGCCATTTAATGACGCGCGAGTGCGCCGCGCATTGTCCATGGCGGTAAACCGGCAATGGATGAGCGAAAAAATGCTGGGCGGGAATGGGGCAAATATTTCCAATCAACCAGCCTATGGCGTGGTGCCGCCATCATTATATGACGGGGCGGCATATCGCCCCTATTGGGCGAATTGGCCGATGGAAATGCGTAGGACAGAGGCACGAAAATTATTGTCCGCCGCAGGATATGGGCCAAATAATCCGTTAAGTTTTGACATAAGATATAATAGTTCGTCAGAACATCGGCGCGCGGCGGTGGCCATGGCGACAATGTGGCGCGATATTGGGGTTGATGCAAAAAATTTGAACAGCGAGGCCAGCCTGCATTTTGATATGTTGCGGCGGGGTGACTTTGCCCTTGCCCGTTCAGGGTGGATAGCCGATTATGCCGCGCCGGAAAATTTTCTTGCCATTCATCAAACCACGTCGGGCAGCCAAAATTACACCGGATATAATAATCCCGCCTTTGTCAATGCATTGGAAATGGCTGTGGCAGAGGGAAATGAGAAGAAAAGAATGGCGGCAATGCAATATGCGGAAAAAATAATGATGGATGATAATATCGTCATTCCATTATATTTTTATATATCGCGCGCACTGGTTCAACCTTATATAAGAGGGTATGAGGATAATCCGGCCAATATTCACCCCAGCCAATTTATATGGCGAACAAAAGAGGCGATGAAGTGA
- a CDS encoding ABC transporter substrate-binding protein, with product MANKRGDEVKITSFLSLLLTLLFFAGCSPSVDNENPMVDIISQGGENFNVGKADLNVGSALLRASTAQGLVNLDKQGRIVPGLASRWVVSDDGLSFIFRLDHIWWKNGVQVEAVDIANALRQRWRALPPGPLADEMKYITQIKPMTGRVIEIRLTSPRPGFLEILAQPELGLTNGQFGSGPMQAKQSGKIMQLKLRVIDAKGQPLLDERTTSIRMSNAKTAIANYREGNSDLILNGDFNALPLLQAADISSAEIIADPVAGLYGLLVNPQGALLESKEARMAIAMAVDRPRLLTAYNILTLKEAVTLVPEAMPGRGKLDRPSWTNDNIETRKQQAREIIAGVSGNKKISLYAPNGPGNDHIFNMLKEDFAQIGIQLTRADKPMSGDLILVDEVSYLSNSYWYLRMLSCRYAAICSKEADQMVDEAMANDDLNIRAAKLTEAEAILQQQYGFIPISQPLRWNLVRPGLIGFDASPRYWHPLWALGNRDPI from the coding sequence ATGGCGAACAAAAGAGGCGATGAAGTGAAAATTACATCTTTTCTCTCGCTTTTGTTGACGCTCCTTTTTTTTGCGGGCTGTTCTCCTTCGGTTGATAATGAAAATCCCATGGTGGATATTATCAGCCAGGGCGGAGAGAATTTTAATGTTGGAAAGGCCGATTTGAATGTCGGATCGGCCCTGTTGCGCGCATCCACGGCGCAGGGTCTTGTCAATTTGGATAAACAAGGGCGGATTGTTCCCGGTCTTGCCTCCCGTTGGGTGGTCAGCGATGATGGGCTGAGTTTTATCTTCCGTCTTGACCATATTTGGTGGAAAAATGGCGTGCAGGTGGAGGCGGTTGATATTGCAAATGCGCTGCGCCAAAGATGGCGTGCCTTACCCCCCGGTCCATTGGCGGATGAGATGAAATATATCACCCAAATTAAACCGATGACGGGCCGTGTTATTGAAATAAGGTTGACCAGCCCGCGACCGGGATTTTTGGAGATATTGGCGCAGCCGGAACTTGGTCTGACTAATGGTCAATTTGGTTCTGGCCCGATGCAGGCCAAACAAAGCGGCAAAATCATGCAATTAAAATTGCGTGTCATAGATGCAAAGGGACAGCCATTACTGGATGAACGCACGACATCCATCCGGATGAGCAACGCGAAAACTGCCATTGCCAATTATCGAGAGGGTAATAGCGATTTGATTTTGAACGGGGATTTTAATGCCCTGCCCTTATTACAAGCGGCGGATATTTCATCGGCCGAAATTATTGCCGATCCGGTGGCGGGTTTATATGGATTATTGGTCAATCCACAGGGTGCTTTATTGGAAAGTAAAGAAGCGCGTATGGCCATTGCCATGGCGGTGGACCGCCCCCGTTTATTGACCGCATATAATATTTTAACATTGAAAGAAGCGGTCACTTTGGTCCCAGAGGCTATGCCTGGACGGGGAAAATTGGACAGGCCATCATGGACCAATGATAATATTGAAACAAGAAAGCAACAGGCGCGGGAAATAATTGCGGGTGTATCGGGCAATAAAAAAATCAGCCTATATGCGCCAAATGGTCCGGGCAATGACCATATTTTCAACATGTTGAAAGAGGATTTTGCGCAAATTGGTATCCAATTGACACGGGCCGATAAACCTATGTCGGGTGATTTAATTTTGGTTGATGAGGTTAGCTATCTTAGCAATTCATATTGGTATTTACGCATGCTTTCCTGTCGCTATGCCGCCATCTGTAGCAAAGAAGCCGACCAAATGGTGGATGAGGCAATGGCAAATGATGATTTGAATATACGCGCCGCGAAATTGACCGAGGCCGAGGCAATTTTACAGCAGCAATATGGCTTTATCCCCATATCACAGCCATTAAGATGGAATTTGGTAAGGCCGGGCCTTATCGGATTTGATGCTTCGCCAAGATATTGGCACCCCCTCTGGGCATTGGGCAATCGCGACCCTATATAG
- a CDS encoding DUF4112 domain-containing protein gives MDQNEKFRQFAEAMPAMANDPQSVRQRVEAMELLLERSFHIPGTKIPVGLDSIIGLIPVLGDLITAAMGAYMVWEARNLGMSKFQLTRMAANVGIDTVLGAIPFIGDAFDLLWRSNSKNLRIIKKHLDKHHPHTKIIDA, from the coding sequence ATGGACCAGAATGAGAAATTTCGCCAATTTGCCGAGGCTATGCCCGCCATGGCCAATGACCCGCAAAGCGTGCGGCAAAGGGTGGAGGCAATGGAATTATTATTGGAGCGCAGTTTTCACATTCCGGGCACGAAAATTCCCGTGGGATTGGACAGCATCATCGGGTTAATACCAGTATTGGGCGACCTTATCACCGCCGCCATGGGCGCATATATGGTATGGGAGGCCCGCAATTTGGGCATGTCAAAATTTCAATTAACCCGCATGGCGGCAAATGTGGGCATTGATACGGTTTTGGGCGCAATTCCCTTTATTGGCGATGCGTTTGATTTATTATGGCGGTCAAATAGTAAAAATTTGCGCATCATCAAAAAACATTTGGATAAACATCACCCGCACACCAAAATCATTGATGCATAA
- a CDS encoding ribonuclease T2: MLASPLEPAVQAQAWQCTAPNILPRPRAEYAKPADIRRTPISGYILALSWSPEYCRTRKNDSKSALQCSGSMGDFGFVLHGLWPEASGPNYPQWCKKAPVISRETVRKNICMTPDVQLLQHEWAKHGTCMTQKADSYFDAARTLYGAINFPDMARLSHDKNLNALKIADAFEMENDDLPANAVKVQTNRKSWVEEVRICMDTKFMPTKCPNFVRGAAPNERVKIWRTLP, encoded by the coding sequence ATGTTGGCATCGCCATTAGAGCCGGCGGTTCAGGCACAGGCATGGCAATGCACCGCGCCCAATATTTTGCCGCGTCCAAGGGCAGAATATGCAAAGCCCGCCGACATACGCCGCACGCCCATATCAGGATATATTTTGGCGTTAAGCTGGTCACCCGAATATTGTCGAACACGGAAAAATGACTCCAAATCGGCGCTGCAATGTTCCGGTAGCATGGGTGATTTTGGCTTTGTGCTGCATGGTTTATGGCCCGAAGCATCAGGGCCAAATTATCCACAATGGTGCAAAAAAGCCCCCGTCATCAGCCGCGAAACCGTGCGTAAAAACATCTGTATGACCCCCGATGTTCAATTATTGCAACATGAATGGGCCAAACATGGCACATGTATGACGCAAAAGGCCGATTCATATTTTGATGCCGCGCGCACATTATATGGAGCAATAAATTTTCCCGATATGGCCCGCCTGTCCCATGATAAAAACCTTAACGCGCTAAAAATTGCTGATGCGTTTGAAATGGAAAATGACGATTTGCCCGCCAATGCAGTAAAGGTTCAAACCAACCGTAAATCATGGGTGGAGGAAGTGCGTATATGCATGGACACAAAATTCATGCCCACCAAATGCCCCAATTTTGTGCGCGGCGCGGCGCCAAATGAACGGGTTAAAATTTGGCGTACCCTGCCCTAA
- the nadC gene encoding carboxylating nicotinate-nucleotide diphosphorylase — protein MSFTIDHFDLNAFVTATLAEDMNGPLYGAEDVRGHDITSESVIPTDMRFSGVMDSREAIIVAGLPLAEAFFRALDPDCRIEILFNEGASAPDGADLMRLIGNGRAMLTAERSALNIVQHLSGIATLTRQYVDAIDGTGCTLLDTRKTTPGLRHLEKYATRMGGAQNHRMGLWDAAMIKDNHVAIAGGVGAAVKRAVAHGVKDIILEVDRLDQIEEGIAAGATHILLDNMAPAMLRDAVALINGRTKTEASGGVTLESIRAKAESGVDFISVGRITQSAPAMDIGLDFTQI, from the coding sequence ATGAGCTTTACCATCGACCATTTCGACCTTAACGCCTTTGTTACCGCGACATTGGCGGAGGATATGAACGGGCCGTTATATGGGGCAGAGGATGTTCGCGGCCATGATATTACATCCGAAAGCGTTATCCCAACCGACATGCGCTTTTCCGGCGTGATGGACAGCAGGGAGGCGATTATTGTCGCCGGCCTGCCCCTTGCAGAGGCGTTTTTTCGCGCCCTTGACCCAGATTGTAGGATAGAAATTTTATTTAATGAAGGTGCATCCGCCCCCGACGGAGCGGACCTGATGCGGTTAATCGGCAATGGCCGTGCCATGTTAACCGCCGAACGTAGCGCGTTAAACATTGTCCAGCATTTATCCGGAATCGCCACCTTAACCCGCCAATATGTCGATGCCATTGATGGCACGGGATGCACATTACTCGACACGCGCAAAACCACCCCTGGCCTGCGCCATTTGGAAAAATATGCCACGCGCATGGGCGGGGCGCAAAATCACCGAATGGGCCTATGGGATGCAGCCATGATAAAGGATAATCATGTCGCCATTGCCGGCGGCGTGGGCGCGGCGGTAAAACGCGCCGTGGCACATGGCGTGAAAGATATTATATTGGAGGTTGACCGGCTGGACCAGATTGAGGAGGGAATTGCCGCAGGGGCGACGCATATCCTGCTCGACAATATGGCGCCCGCCATGCTACGCGATGCGGTGGCGTTGATAAATGGCCGCACCAAAACAGAGGCATCGGGCGGTGTAACATTGGAAAGCATCCGTGCAAAGGCCGAGAGCGGCGTTGATTTTATCAGCGTGGGCCGAATAACACAAAGCGCCCCTGCGATGGATATTGGCCTTGATTTTACGCAAATCTAA
- the nadA gene encoding quinolinate synthase NadA encodes MNAPSNNIPQGSDLIAEIERLKKERNAIILGHYYQKPEIQELSDFVGDSLELSRKAAETNADVIAFCGVKFMAETAKILSPQKTVILPDMNAGCSLEDACPPQKFKAFREKHPDHIALTYINCSAEVKALSDIIVTSSSAETIIAQIPPEQKIIFGPDRHLGGYMSRKFNREMLLWPGVCIVHEAFSESELLKLKAQYPTAPVAAHPECPPHIIDHSDMVGSTSAILKFAKEFVGDTLIVATEPHIIHQMEKAVPNKNFIGAPGADGNCACNICPYMALNTLEKLYIALRDLSPQIHMDEEIRLAAKKSLDRMLDMSAGKAQYGDLGPMDLAHKIK; translated from the coding sequence ATGAACGCGCCAAGCAACAACATCCCCCAAGGCAGCGATTTAATCGCTGAAATAGAGCGGTTAAAAAAAGAGCGCAATGCCATTATCCTTGGCCATTATTATCAAAAACCAGAAATTCAGGAATTATCCGATTTTGTCGGCGATAGTTTGGAATTATCGCGCAAGGCGGCGGAAACAAATGCCGATGTTATTGCATTTTGCGGGGTGAAATTCATGGCCGAAACCGCCAAAATTTTATCGCCCCAAAAAACCGTTATCCTGCCCGATATGAATGCAGGGTGCAGTTTGGAAGATGCCTGCCCCCCCCAAAAGTTTAAGGCATTTCGCGAAAAACATCCCGATCATATCGCGCTTACCTATATTAACTGTTCGGCCGAGGTAAAGGCATTGTCCGACATTATCGTCACATCATCCAGCGCGGAAACCATCATCGCGCAAATACCGCCCGAACAAAAAATCATCTTTGGGCCGGACCGCCATTTGGGCGGGTATATGAGCCGTAAATTTAACCGTGAAATGCTATTATGGCCGGGTGTGTGCATTGTGCATGAGGCATTTAGCGAAAGTGAATTGTTAAAGTTAAAGGCACAATATCCAACTGCCCCCGTGGCCGCGCATCCCGAATGCCCGCCGCATATTATTGACCATAGCGACATGGTGGGCAGCACCAGTGCGATTTTGAAATTTGCCAAAGAATTTGTAGGTGATACATTGATTGTGGCGACCGAACCGCACATCATCCACCAAATGGAAAAGGCCGTGCCGAATAAGAATTTCATCGGCGCACCGGGCGCAGATGGTAATTGTGCGTGCAATATTTGCCCCTATATGGCGCTGAACACATTGGAAAAGCTTTATATCGCGCTGCGTGATTTATCTCCGCAAATCCATATGGACGAAGAAATTAGGTTAGCCGCCAAAAAATCACTGGACCGCATGTTGGATATGAGCGCGGGCAAAGCCCAATATGGCGATTTAGGGCCAATGGATTTGGCGCATAAAATCAAATGA
- a CDS encoding DUF4230 domain-containing protein produces the protein MDASLKKYLPLLALILLIFGGGYWLTQSWQSPKIESVVGSTLNAVQEQNSLTIFTNKSTATVTTTQSKYGLSAKKTLIVSGLVRYEVNMAKLSEDDLRWDKEKQTLYVRIPPIDIGAPQIDLSSVQIYGEGGILRTFTNVDELLDRENNEKAQAELVAQAKSPVLMDLARASAKKAISANFTAPLQAAGLDAKVAPFFEREEDRANKSRWDVSTPIKDVMRDKEK, from the coding sequence ATGGACGCTAGTTTAAAAAAATATCTTCCCCTATTGGCCCTTATTTTATTGATATTTGGCGGCGGATATTGGTTAACCCAAAGCTGGCAATCGCCCAAAATAGAAAGCGTGGTCGGGTCAACATTAAATGCGGTGCAGGAACAAAATAGCCTGACAATTTTTACCAATAAAAGCACCGCCACGGTCACCACAACGCAAAGCAAATATGGCTTATCGGCCAAAAAAACCCTGATTGTCAGTGGGCTTGTCCGATATGAAGTAAATATGGCCAAATTGAGCGAAGATGATTTACGCTGGGATAAGGAAAAACAAACGCTTTACGTCCGCATCCCACCCATTGACATTGGTGCGCCACAAATTGATTTAAGCTCCGTCCAAATATATGGTGAAGGGGGCATTTTACGCACATTTACCAATGTGGATGAGTTATTGGATAGGGAAAATAATGAAAAGGCACAGGCCGAATTGGTCGCGCAGGCAAAATCACCCGTTTTAATGGATCTTGCCCGCGCATCGGCAAAAAAAGCGATAAGCGCCAATTTCACCGCGCCATTACAGGCCGCCGGATTGGACGCAAAGGTTGCGCCCTTTTTTGAAAGGGAAGAAGATAGAGCCAATAAAAGCAGATGGGATGTTTCCACACCGATAAAAGATGTGATGCGCGATAAGGAAAAATAG
- a CDS encoding MBL fold metallo-hydrolase, with protein MTKSTWPDTIKSGEMELHEPFVRRVLAPNPSPYTYTGTQTWIVGDLDAAQNGNGDIAIIDPGPVGSGKSMGDPKIPADINGANKNGESHVGAILRIIGKAKIRAILCTHTHRDHSPAAAPLRDITGAPIIGCAPLSLSDDGPRFDTAFDEAYLPDKIMRDGDIISGENWTLQAVATPGHTSNHLCFALNETKALFTGDHVMKWSTTVVSPPDGNMSDYMASLQKLYDRDDRIYYPAHGPAVTKTRQLVRGMIGHRRQREQQILKQLQSGVHEITDMVANMYKGLDPHLHGAAARSVLAHLIDLQERNMVKEWDDKWTLV; from the coding sequence ATGACAAAATCAACATGGCCCGACACGATTAAATCCGGTGAAATGGAATTGCACGAACCATTTGTGCGCCGCGTGCTTGCGCCCAATCCATCCCCCTATACCTATACCGGCACGCAAACATGGATTGTTGGTGATTTGGATGCAGCCCAAAATGGCAACGGGGATATTGCCATTATCGACCCCGGCCCAGTGGGCAGCGGGAAAAGCATGGGCGATCCCAAAATTCCCGCCGACATAAATGGCGCAAATAAAAATGGGGAAAGCCATGTCGGCGCCATTTTACGCATTATCGGCAAAGCCAAAATACGCGCCATTTTATGCACCCATACCCACCGTGATCACAGCCCCGCCGCCGCCCCATTACGCGACATTACTGGCGCTCCCATTATTGGATGTGCGCCATTGTCCCTATCTGACGATGGGCCGCGCTTTGACACAGCATTTGACGAAGCATATTTGCCTGATAAAATAATGCGCGATGGCGATATTATTTCGGGTGAAAATTGGACATTACAGGCGGTGGCCACCCCTGGCCACACATCCAATCATTTATGTTTCGCCCTTAACGAAACAAAGGCATTATTCACCGGCGATCATGTGATGAAATGGTCCACCACAGTGGTTAGCCCGCCCGACGGCAATATGTCCGATTATATGGCGTCTTTACAAAAATTATATGATCGGGATGATCGGATATATTATCCCGCCCATGGTCCAGCGGTTACAAAAACCCGCCAATTGGTGCGTGGGATGATTGGGCATCGCCGCCAACGCGAACAACAAATATTAAAACAATTGCAAAGCGGTGTGCATGAGATAACCGACATGGTCGCCAATATGTATAAGGGGCTTGACCCACATTTGCATGGCGCGGCGGCGCGCAGTGTATTGGCGCATTTGATCGATTTACAAGAAAGAAATATGGTGAAGGAATGGGACGATAAATGGACGCTAGTTTAA
- a CDS encoding glycoside hydrolase family 3 N-terminal domain-containing protein yields MIKKPWKFALLLASTTMTLPLSAAPAAAYGGAYQGTQDRAQIETQADPQAAPLYKNANADVDARVEDLLSRMTLEEKVAQTMTIWQQKSEIFDAKNEFDGQKFAEKFPHGIGQFTRPGDDKGPASPRVSAWRDEEGTVRLVNAVQKHAMENTRLGIPVLMHEEGLHGYAAINATSFPQAIAIASSWDPSLVKQINATIAGQIRARGVSLALSPVVDVARDPRWGRIEETFGEDPYLAGEMGVAAVQGLQGESKDGKLPDGHVFATLKHMTGHGQPESGTNVGPANISQRTLREYFFPPFEQVVKRTNIAAVMASYNEIDGVPSHANKWLLGDVLRGEWGFKGMVVSDYFAIDEMVTRHKIAANNAEAAILALNAGVDTDLPNGASYEFLVKLVREGKVKESAVDMAVRRMLRLKFNAGLFENPYGDAQKAKAASHDPAAVQLALLAAEKSVVLLKNDGILPLSMPAKGAKKPNIAIVGPSANVARLGGYYGIPIKKVSLLEGMREKIGDRANIIFAQGVKITEDDDWYGDEVKLADPAENHKLIAEAVEKAKNADKIILTLGDTEQTSREGWAENHLGDRPSLELVGEQQALFDALKALGKPIIVVLVNGRPPAIEKISKEANAIVESWYLGEQGGNALANILFGDVNPAGKLPVTFARSAGQLPYFYNHKPTARRGYLFADSSPLYPFGFGLSYTNFDIGAPILSADNIAKDGKVTVTVTVKNTGQRDGDEVVQLYVRDKISSVTRSVMDLKAFQRVSIKAGESKQVNFILGPEAFQMWDINMNRVVEAGEFDIMVGNSSANVKMVTLNVK; encoded by the coding sequence ATGATAAAAAAGCCATGGAAATTTGCATTATTATTGGCATCAACAACCATGACCCTGCCCTTATCTGCCGCGCCCGCAGCTGCATATGGTGGGGCATATCAGGGCACGCAAGATAGGGCGCAGATAGAGACACAGGCCGACCCACAGGCCGCGCCCTTATATAAAAATGCCAATGCAGATGTGGATGCACGGGTGGAGGATTTGCTATCCCGCATGACTTTGGAGGAAAAAGTCGCCCAAACCATGACCATTTGGCAACAAAAGTCAGAAATATTTGATGCCAAAAATGAATTTGATGGGCAAAAATTTGCTGAAAAATTCCCACATGGCATTGGCCAATTTACGAGGCCAGGCGATGATAAAGGACCAGCATCGCCGCGCGTATCGGCATGGAGGGATGAGGAAGGCACGGTGCGGCTGGTTAATGCGGTGCAAAAACATGCCATGGAAAATACCCGTCTTGGCATTCCGGTGTTAATGCATGAAGAGGGTCTGCACGGTTATGCCGCGATAAATGCGACCAGCTTTCCCCAAGCAATTGCCATAGCATCATCATGGGACCCGTCATTGGTTAAACAGATAAATGCAACCATTGCGGGGCAAATTCGCGCGCGCGGTGTTTCATTGGCATTATCGCCCGTGGTCGATGTGGCGCGTGATCCGCGCTGGGGACGGATAGAGGAAACATTTGGCGAAGACCCCTATCTTGCCGGTGAAATGGGCGTTGCAGCCGTGCAGGGTCTTCAAGGGGAAAGCAAGGATGGCAAATTGCCCGACGGCCATGTTTTTGCCACGTTGAAACATATGACCGGACATGGCCAACCGGAAAGCGGTACGAATGTAGGGCCAGCAAATATATCCCAACGCACATTACGCGAATATTTCTTCCCCCCATTTGAACAGGTGGTAAAACGGACAAATATAGCCGCGGTTATGGCATCCTATAATGAAATTGATGGTGTGCCCAGCCATGCCAATAAATGGTTATTGGGCGATGTGTTGCGCGGCGAATGGGGCTTTAAGGGCATGGTGGTAAGCGATTATTTTGCCATTGATGAAATGGTGACGCGCCACAAAATTGCCGCCAATAATGCCGAGGCTGCAATTTTGGCATTAAATGCGGGCGTGGATACCGATTTGCCCAATGGTGCATCTTATGAATTTTTGGTCAAATTGGTGCGTGAGGGCAAGGTAAAGGAAAGCGCGGTGGACATGGCCGTGCGCCGGATGCTGCGGTTGAAATTTAATGCCGGATTGTTTGAAAATCCCTATGGCGATGCGCAAAAGGCAAAGGCCGCATCCCATGACCCCGCCGCCGTGCAATTGGCCCTATTGGCCGCAGAAAAATCGGTCGTCCTATTAAAAAATGATGGAATATTGCCGCTTTCTATGCCGGCAAAGGGCGCAAAAAAACCCAATATTGCGATTGTCGGGCCAAGCGCAAATGTCGCGCGATTGGGCGGATATTATGGCATACCCATTAAAAAAGTTTCTTTATTAGAAGGGATGAGAGAAAAAATTGGCGACCGCGCCAATATTATCTTCGCCCAAGGGGTAAAGATAACCGAAGATGATGATTGGTATGGCGACGAAGTCAAACTTGCCGACCCCGCCGAAAATCATAAATTGATTGCCGAAGCGGTGGAGAAAGCGAAAAATGCTGATAAAATCATCCTAACCCTTGGCGATACCGAACAAACCAGCCGCGAGGGATGGGCCGAAAATCATTTGGGCGACAGGCCCAGTTTGGAATTAGTTGGCGAGCAACAGGCGCTTTTTGATGCGTTAAAGGCCTTGGGCAAGCCGATTATTGTGGTGTTGGTTAATGGCCGCCCGCCCGCCATTGAAAAAATATCAAAAGAAGCAAATGCCATAGTTGAAAGCTGGTATTTGGGCGAACAGGGCGGAAATGCTTTGGCCAATATATTATTTGGCGATGTTAATCCCGCTGGAAAATTGCCCGTTACCTTTGCCCGCAGTGCGGGGCAATTGCCATATTTTTATAATCATAAACCAACGGCGCGGCGCGGATATTTATTTGCCGATTCATCGCCGCTTTATCCATTTGGATTTGGGTTAAGCTATACCAATTTTGACATTGGTGCACCCATATTATCGGCGGATAATATTGCAAAGGATGGCAAAGTCACCGTCACCGTCACGGTTAAAAATACCGGACAGCGCGATGGCGATGAAGTGGTGCAATTATATGTGCGCGATAAAATAAGCAGTGTGACGCGTTCCGTGATGGATTTAAAGGCGTTTCAACGCGTCAGTATCAAAGCAGGTGAAAGCAAACAGGTTAATTTCATCCTTGGCCCAGAGGCATTTCAAATGTGGGATATAAATATGAACCGCGTGGTAGAGGCGGGTGAATTTGACATCATGGTCGGCAATAGCTCGGCCAATGTAAAAATGGTCACATTAAACGTTAAATAA